A window of the Vanessa cardui chromosome 27, ilVanCard2.1, whole genome shotgun sequence genome harbors these coding sequences:
- the LOC124540921 gene encoding uncharacterized protein LOC124540921, translating to MSTDIKEHETSIEKLSKELQYIRIISDCLKNLPLQESFVEAENSFRADHVNTLAKIINDIDENKQELPPERDYKDHLTLIITEFFKIVQIPSQYENMMPVMVNDLVNKILAVKRLSPCCSMTLRNTFSTNTDVFDLTLSDYIEAYIRENDEDIFDDDLKLEACIARLFSEINMMSNKKSAPCRASCLSNNIAKRHMPCNETITHFTLKMEYANEITNWLNNLPLLPLKDKASQDQLVAMVNSLAEKMSERNQVTKINPNKDIDRDLIDYVSNWICNLPLDINKEINFVVVIQQLINRMNRISNRNKEEKYRKKLDVTSNSADTKTSSNICKYPNSCHTKANISLTNRDPGTVIVEIIEEWCNNLPVKAENDGVSKTLKQNVATKIYQRMGELNMNPKYFNDNLLYEERLSEEIDLQLQNLPQNKKLQTTKNELKENLLDIIMALRTEIRNKTTGVEYKHDLEKTIEMSLPYPVRSSYNRDDSAGFKIYKDRLATMFILENFDHGNDAVKLNYEKRIRREIDKYFDDVQDKNSIPLTKDQIYNDLYGALFSVPFPNESSMVDEVEEIKTRCKIDEWFETLPLREATGVGELLTWDQILATLAKRIHEFEKYDKNCDDKIHKEITKWLVKLPLLPHQTNNIDHFANDLQQRLKSSLSERKHVPRDKNNTQTSVMNQSKSILNTDEADLPSSQSIHYQTSQIQDNKKPADIILDIVESWCYQLPLPAKTPQERQDMKVIKDNLIVKIIMKISEINTNPETFNDDFLYDTLLDIELQNLMSELPTSYELIQSKDHRKNQLKEAIISVKPLIKDEKAICTYKTEIKNTIDTILKDPFDGNTKKNILFNSLKEDIADYFIIYNFYKHDEDSSRRYETLFNSSVEKYFTLLDSRNNKTTNLHRDLLLQKNQLLSELSKIPQPSKDSILEEIQEIEIKCELTKLFDDLSLSQGSDSLALKNQIKSLSKQLNHIIKERNAFDNNNEIKEYLIVNLKKVNENIDLQIVDRFVKRLKHYLSKNNTKEYSLLHEDVEKQKTLGHNDVPSKKERESQWFSLLPETPKSSNTYGHHYNEPLEIDESERRAFTNTQEERQRIHKRYNDSETSYENFAKGSFLSSSIKSDNYAQDKTEPKQPPKVINSHKNDSCSRSCSAGKANCSNQSQSSPNFTQTMNNISSKSQQSTQSEQRNHLNLSESTCNEQFPAKSTPSRRNETQHTQTYEGQQNQANLPNTSGRSLNQFSQQSTSSITSQIPNRVQFSEPDIHKISSKPIQTDLHLSNSRDERAYENVHNETPQAQQNPNKSPPLADSEEQGFFIPPVLPSSTQKPMLYSKSRGQMGRRPSITFSSPGFSKQDEKVHSSQTRCTSSVRVSEENSDDPCECLKKKLPNVCSTHMQRHCRICNGINPVHCRVPPFRYPSFYYH from the coding sequence ATGTCAACAGACATAAAAGAACATGAAACTTCTATTGAAAAGTTGTCAAAAGAACTGCAATATATTAGGATTATATCTGACTGTTTGAAAAACCTACCATTACAAGAATCTTTCGTTGAAGCAGAAAATTCATTTCGGGCTGATCACGTAAATACGCTAGcgaaaattataaatgacattGATGAAAACAAACAAGAATTGCCACCTGAGAGAGATTATAAAGACCATCtcacattaataataactgAATTCTTTAAAATTGTTCAAATACCATCACAATATGAAAACATGATGCCGGTGATGGTAAATGATTTAGTTAACAAAATACTTGCCGTTAAACGGCTTTCTCCATGTTGCTCAATGACTCTGAGAAACACATTTTCAACAAACACCGATGTTTTCGACCTAACTCTGAGCGATTATATTGAAGCTTACATTCGTGAAAATGATGAAGATATTTTCGACGATGATCTCAAGTTGGAGGCTTGTATCGCACGACTTTTTAGTGAAATAAATATGATGTCTAATAAAAAATCTGCCCCTTGTAGAGCATCGTGTCTTTCTAATAATATCGCTAAAAGACACATGCCGTGTAATGAAACTATTACTCATTTTACGCTTAAGATGGAATATGCCAATGAGATAACAAACTGGCTAAACAATTTACCTTTATTGCCTCTAAAAGATAAAGCTTCTCAAGATCAGTTAGTTGCGATGGTAAACAGCTTAGCTGAGAAAATGTCAGAAAGAAACcaagttacaaaaataaatcctaATAAAGATATTGATAGAGATTTGATAGATTATGTGTCTAATTGGATATGTAATCTTCCACTGGATATAAATAAGGAAATCAATTTTGTTGTTGTGATACAGCAATTAATTAATCGAATGAATCGAATCAGCAACAGAAATAAAGAAgagaaatatagaaaaaaactaGACGTAACATCAAATAGTGCCGATACAAAAACTTCTAGTAACATTTGTAAATATCCTAATTCTTGTCATACTAAAGCAAACATTTCTCTAACAAATCGCGACCCTGGAACAGTTATTGTGGAGATTATAGAAGAGTGGTGTAATAACCTCCCTGTGAAAGCAGAAAATGATGGTGTTTCTAAAACGTTGAAACAGAACGTTGCAACTAAAATTTATCAAAGAATGGGAGAGTTGAATATGAATcccaaatattttaatgataatctattGTACGAGGAAAGGCTGTCTGAAGAAATAGATCTTCAGCTTCAAAACTTGCCCCAGAATAAGAAACTTCAGACTACAAAGaatgaattaaaagaaaatttgctGGACATAATTATGGCTCTCAGAACCGAAATTAGAAACAAAACAACAGGAGTCGAATACAAGCATGATCtagaaaaaacaattgaaatgtcATTGCCTTATCCGGTGCGTTCCAGCTACAACCGCGACGACAGTGcaggttttaaaatatacaaagatcGGTTAGCAACTATGTTTATATTAGAAAATTTTGATCACGGAAATGATGCTGTTAAGTTGAATTATGAAAAGAGGATAAGAAGAGAAatcgataaatattttgacgACGTTCAAGACAAAAACTCTATACCACTCACAAAAGATCAAATTTACAACGATTTATATGGTGCACTTTTTAGCGTTCCATTTCCAAACGAATCGTCCATGGTTGATGAAGTTGAAGAAATCAAGACGAGATGTAAAATAGATGAGTGGTTTGAAACGTTACCGTTGAGGGAGGCGACTGGTGTGGGCGAATTATTAACATGGGATCAAATTTTGGCAACGCTCGCCAAAAGAATTCATGAATTTGAAAAATACGACAAAAATTGTGATGATAAGATTCATAAAGAAATTACGAAATGGCTTGTCAAACTACCGCTCCTACCCCATCAAACTAATAATATAGACCATTTCGCAAATGATTTACAACAAAGATTAAAATCTTCTTTGTCCGAAAGGAAACACGTGCCGcgagataaaaataatacacagaCATCAGTTATGAATCAAagcaaaagtattttaaatactgaTGAAGCAGATCTTCCGTCTTCCCAATCGATTCACTATCAAACATCTCAAATTCAAGATAATAAAAAGCCAGCTGATATAATTCTCGATATTGTGGAATCCTGGTGTTATCAACTTCCTTTGCCAGCAAAAACACCGCAAGAAAGACAGGATATGAAAGTAATAAAAGATAATCTAATCGTcaaaatcattatgaaaataagtgaaataaatacaaacccCGAAACTTTTAATGAcgatttcttatatgatacatTGCTCGATATTGAACTCCAAAATCTAATGTCTGAATTGCCTACATCTTACGAGCTTATTCAGAGTAAAGATCAcagaaaaaatcaattaaaagaaGCTATTATATCCGTAAAGCCACTCATTAAAGACGAAAAGGCAATATGTACgtataaaacagaaataaaaaatacaatagatacaattttaaaagatcCATTTGATGGAAATactaaaaagaatatattattcaatagttTAAAGGAAGATATCgcggattattttattatttataatttttataagcaTGACGAAGACAGTAGTCGCAGATATGAAACCTTATTTAATTCTTCTGTAGAGAAGTACTTTACACTATTGGAtagtagaaataataaaactacaaaTTTACATCGTGATTTATTGCTGCAAAAAAATCAATTACTGTCTGAGTTGTCAAAAATTCCTCAACCTAGTAAGGATTCAATCCTGGAAGAAATACAAGAAATTGAAATCAAATGTGAATTAACTAAGTTATTTGATGATCTTTCTTTAAGTCAAGGTTCAGACAGTTTAGctcttaaaaatcaaataaaatctttatcaaaacaattaaatcatataataaagGAAAGAAAtgcatttgataataataacgaaataaaagaatatctcatcgtgaatttgaaaaaagtaaatgaaaatattgatcTTCAGATTGTAGACAGGTTTGTGAAAcgattaaaacattatttatcgaaaaacaatacaaaagaGTATAGTTTATTACATGAAGAcgtagaaaaacaaaaaacactAGGTCATAATGATGTTCCAAGTAAAAAAGAGAGAGAAAGCCAGTGGTTTTCCTTATTACCAGAAACTCCAAAATCATCAAACACCTATGGTCATCATTACAATGAACCTCTTGAAATTGATGAATCTGAAAGAAGAGCTTTCACAAATACACAAGAAGAACGACAAAGAATTCATAAGAGATACAATGACTCGGAAACCAGTTACGAGAATTTTGCAAAAGGATCATTTCTATCTTCTTCTATAAAGTCAGACAACTATGCTCAAGATAAAACAGAACCAAAACAACCACCAAAAGTAATAAATTCACATAAAAATGATTCTTGTAGCCGTTCCTGCTCCGCAGGTAAAGCAAACTGTTCGAATCAAAGCCAATCAAGTCCTAATTTTACACAAACTATGAATAATATTTCGTCAAAATCACAACAATCGACTCAAAGTGAACAAAGAAATCATTTAAACTTATCGGAATCTACTTGCAATGAACAATTTCCGGCTAAAAGCACCCCAAGTCGACGAAATGAAACCCAACACACCCAAACATACGAAGGGCAACAAAATCAAGCAAATCTCCCCAATACATCGGGGCGTAGTTTGAATCAGTTTTCACAGCAATCAACCTCGTCAATTACTTCACAAATTCCAAATCGAGTTCAATTTTCTGAACCTGACATCCATAAAATCTCATCCAAACCAATTCAAACAGATTTACATTTATCGAACAGCCGAGATGAGCGTGCTTACGAAAATGTTCATAATGAAACACCTCAGGCGCAGCAAAATCCTAACAAATCACCACCATTGGCGGATAGTGAAGAACAGGGATTTTTTATTCCACCTGTACTTCCGTCATCGACTCAGAAGCCCATGCTATATTCGAAAAGTCGTGGTCAGATGGGTAGACGACCTTCCATAACCTTCAGTTCACCAGGCTTTTCTAAACAAGATGAAAAAGTTCATTCATCACAAACAAGATGTACTTCAAGCGTACGGGTATCAGAAGAGAATTCAGATGATCCCTGTGAATGCTTGAAAAAAAAGCTTCCAAATGTTTGTTCTACTCATATGCAGCGACATTGTCGAATCTGTAACGGAATTAATCCAGTTCACTGCCGTGTGCCGCCATTTCGATATCCCAGTTTTTATTaccattga